A segment of the Cutaneotrichosporon cavernicola HIS019 DNA, chromosome: 6 genome:
GGAGCGCTTTTTGGCGCGTCTCCcacacctcctcgagcaaCTCGCCGAGACGAGGAATGTCGACCGGCTTGTTTAGGACGGCGAAGAAGCCCGCCTCCGTGCAGCGATTCTGTGTCGCCTTGTCGACGTTGGCACTGAGGGATACGACGCACGGCTCGCCCGCCAGTGGACTGTCGCGGATGCGTTTGAGCGCGCCAAAGCCGTCGAGGACTGATATCAGCCTAGGGGTTCGACGGTTGACTCACTGGGCATTTGAAGATCCAGTAGGATCAGGTCGTATCGGCGCTTCTCGGACATCTCGACCGCTTGCATACCGTCACTCGCAGCGTCAGCCTCCTTGTATCCGTAGAGCTCAAGGATGCGGCGGCACACCGCGACGTTGACCGGCGAGTCGTCGACCacgagcacgtcgagcgGCTTTTCCTTCGCAAGGCTGCGGTTGATCTTCTGCTTGGACCGCGGTGGGTGCCTCTTGTTCTTGTCCTCTGGCGCCGGGATTATCATCTTGTACAGGCTGTTGAACTTGAGGGGGCGTGCGAGGATCTCATCACGCCCAAAGTTCAGACGCTCCATCTCGTGCGAGATCTGTGTCGCCTTGGCCACATAGATGATCTGGAGTTAGACGGCTTGGCTAATACTCGCTAACCTTGGCGTTGGGCTGCAGTCTCTTAATCTCGCTGATCGTCTTAGGCTCGATCAAGCTCGTGTCGAGAATGATGCTCTGGTAATGCCTTCCGCTGTTGAAACCGATGGGATGGCCGGGCGTCAAGGCCATAGGTAACGGCTCGGTGAACCACGTCGGGCGACAGTTGAACTCTTTGaggtcctcctcaagcACGTGTCCCCACATCATGTCACCTCCTGAGAGAATGAAGACATCCTGGGTCGTGTCGAAACGCCGCAACTTAGTTGGCTGCCACGACGAGTCTCGCTGGGTCACGAAGGTGAAGGTGAACGTTGATCCTTTACCGAACTCGGACTCGACCGTGCAGTCACCACCAAGGAGACGTGCCAGGTCACGCGAGATAACGAGGCCCAGCCCCGAACCACCGTAAGACCTGGTGATTGACTCGTCGACCTGTGAAAAGCTTTTAAAGAGCTTGTGCAGTTTGGAAGATGGGATGCCCACGCCAGTGTCGGCAACAGTGAGAGCGACCTTGATACACCCGTCACCCAGGTCCTCCCACGTCCGCTCAACAGTGACGCGGGCGGTGCGACGGCCCGCTTGGCCTGGCGGCGTGAATTTGACGGCGTTAGAAAGCAGGTTCAACAGAACCTGCTTTACACGGAACGGATCACCAATCACGCCCGGCGGATCCGACAAGAGTGTCGTTAGCACCGTAAGCTCAACGTTCTTGCTCTGGGCCACCGGCGCGATGATGTCGAGCGCACCTTCAACTACCTCGCGCACGGAGAACGGAATGCTCTCGAGCTGCACCGAGTTTGACTCGAGCTTGGAGTGATCAAGGATGTTCGAgatgagagcgaggaggtccTGGCCACTGGCAATAATAGTCTGCAGGTGCTCTTGCTGGACAGCCGTCAGACCCGAACTCGTTTCCAGCACGCTTGCCAGTCCCATGATCGCGGCTAACGGCGAGCGGAGCTCGTGAGAGCATTGTGACAGGAATTGTGTCTTCGCCTGAAGGGCGTTGCTTAGTTCACGTGTCCTCATCGTGACTTCGGTCTTGAGACGCGATGTGCAGACGTGGTGCGTGTGAATGATGTGCGCAAAGGTCGCAAGGGTGGAGACGACCTCGCGAGTTGACTCCGACTGAACGGCAGCACTCGTTGACGACATCGACAGGAGCAAGATTACGCCAGATTGGCCGCCCTGGTTGATGATTGGGAGGCACAATAGAGTGCGCGGCTGGCGACCGTTGTAGAAGGGGTCATTGCGCAGACGCGATGCTTTGGCAGGTTTAGTGATGGGGATGCCTGTGCGCGCGACATGTAACATGATGGACGTAGGACACACCGTCTGGGCGGCATCATCACTGGCGTCTAGGTCGTATGACGTTATGCGCTGGAATGGGCCCGCTGCCTTGAGGCGGAGTGTGGActtgtcgtcctcatcgctCAGCGCGATGGCGGCATAGTCGCAGCGGGCAAACTGGCATAGGATGCGCAGCAGGGTGCAGAGAAGCACCAGCGAGTCCTTTTCTTGCGCCAGTGCCAGCGACGACCGCATTAGTGCAAGTGTGTCCAGGTTGTTGTCCGTAAACGCAGTCGACGCCTCTATGGTGGTGGGGTCGTCGTTGGTCCGTGAGACCACAGTCGAGTCGCTGTTCGTCAACGCCGAGACGGACACGGCCAGTGACTCTCGCCTCAGCGGAGGTGGGACCACATCAACAGCCAAAAAGTCGGAGGGACCTCGTGGAGTGACCGGTGTCGGGGGGCAGTGTATTGGGTAACGGTCGCGCAGCATCTCACACAGTCCTGCCGCCTGGTAAATCTTGTACGCCCTAAACGCAGCACCGATGAACCCAGCTGCGAGTTTGGGTGAGCCTGTACATTTGATCAACAAGTCAGCCGTGTAGAAGTTGAGCAGGCCAGAAAGGAGCATCtggtcgtcgtcttcaAAGCGCTCGATCGTCGCTTCAGCATCTTTCAGCGCCTCGAAAGGGTCTTGGCTCAGTCGTTCATACAtgttgaggagctcaagTCGAGCTTTGAGGTCCGGCGAGTAGGGCGCATAGGTCGCGAGGAACTCACGCCCCGTCTCCAGCAGGTCCAGGTTGGTGCCCGTCCGCAGTGCCGCCAAAGCGAGGAGCCAATGCATCTCACTTCCGGTCGTGAGACCCTCGTTCGAAGGGATGGTCTTTCGACCCCGGTTGAGCATTTGTAGCAGGAGTTTGGGTGGGGCGTCGTACAGCAGATGGAGTCGTAACGCCAGGACATCGTATGTGCCGACATGCATTCTCGGGTTCTGCACGGAGCTGAAGTCACCGCGGCCGAAGAAATCGCCGTCCATTTCCCACGGAGCGTCACGTTGGGGTCGCGCCAGACACTCTGCGTACTGGTGAGGcaggttgacgaggaggtggtgcgAAGTCGTCGAGTACGGCTTGACCAGCTCCCAGCGTCTTGTCACCACCTCCCACATGACGGGAATCTTTGAGAACAGCCGTGTAAGGAGATCAAGCGAGACGACATACGCTGCCACCTCGTAATCTGCGAGGGCAACGGAGCCGTCGAATGCGATGTTCATGATATCCTGAACTCTCTCGAAGCCCATGAAGCAATGCGACTGTGCACCAAGCGCTATGAGGGCAGAGTTCGTGAGAAGACTGTTGGAACGCATCTCCGTGATTCGCAGGGATAATGCCCTGAGGGCGTTCTGGATCGGTGCATGTGATATGCAGATTGAGTGCATGGCGAGAACAAGGGCGGTCGAGTCGTGGAGCTTGCCCAGCGCCTTTGCAACGCTtacgccgaggcggaacACTGAGGAGCGGCGCTCGGGCTGCGTTATGTAAATAGTCGGGCCAGCGTATCCAATAAGCGACATTATAAGGAcatggtcgtcgtcgtggtcGTCATCGTGGTCGTCCCCACCAATAGTGGGCCCGTTTTTGAGCTCTCTCTCGAACTCTTCCACGTCGGCAACCGACTCAGGCTGCCACAGACTGACCACGTGTGGGTTGTCTGGGTTGTACCCAAACTCGTCGAAGGTTTCGAACAATACGTCCATCGCGTCTTGAGTTCGGTTGGCGGCGATCAACTGTCTGACGAGAAGGGTGGCGACGGAGATGCTCTCAGCCGGCGTCTCGCAGAGCGGCTTGAGGGTGTTGAGCGCCGCAAACGTCGCGGCGTGGTCGTGGAAGACGCTCGATACCTCTGCCGATAGTCGGACGTATCGGAAGCAGAGCTCGCGGTGCGACTTGAGCCACGATGCGAGGCCTTCGGTGCCCTCAACAATGTCTGTCGCAGTGGTCACAAAGTGGCAAGCGGCGGTGAAATTGGCGTGCTGCATCGCGCGCGCTGTTGCGTCCAAGAGAAGAGACACAAGGGCGTCCGACTTCGCGATGTCTGAACCACGAGAGTGGGCTGACACAGCGAGCTCAACCGCATCGTACAGGTAGTCATTAACAAGGTCCTCCTTAGTGAGGAACTCGAACACGCGTCGCTGCAGGGCCGCACCCTCGGTGCTAAGAGCGAGGCGCTGGGCCGCTTGCTGGACGTCAGCACTAGCAGTCTGGAGTGACTCACCCTTTGCCGCTCATGTGTGAAGCAGAAGTGGTCTGGTTGCAGAGCCAGTACTCCTATTGCCGCACACACCTGCATGAGGCTCTCCAGATCTCGCACGGGTTTGCCCAAGCCTTTGGACAACTTTTTGAGAGGGAAACCAGCCGAAGGCAGATATGACAAGATCTGCGTCAGCGAATTGCTCACAAACTCCCAGCATACCTTCAACAGCTCCTGCACCTCTGGAGGAAATCTGCGCATAACGTTCTCGAGGTATGAGTCGAAGCTGGCGTCCGACAGGTGCGACTGCAACGTCACGAGGTCGAAGCGCCACTGCAAGCTGTCAAAGTCAAATGCTACGACTTGCTCCTTGAGAAGCGTCGTCATGAGCGTTCGCAGGAACAGCGGACTCCCTGCCGTCTCCCCATATAGGAAGCTAGCTATAGCCAGCCCCGATGTCGCAACCCGACCGTTTAGACACTTGTCGATGTACGCCACAACGCCTTCTTCTGTGAGGCGCTTGACTTCAAGGCTTGAGCTGGCCGAAAAAAGTACGCTGGCTGGAGGAGGCACTGGCGTCGCGCTTCCAGTTATAGACACGACTATGACGTGATTGAGCGGATACGGGCCGTCGATAACCTGTCGCCAGCTACCATTAGCTATGTTCCTCATGCGACTGCGCACATGTCCACCTCGTTCTGGGGGAGCCACTGGATGTCGTCGATAACCAGCACCAGTGGTCGCAATTTGGTTGCAAACAGCTGCAAGAACTGCCTCGACCACGATTTGAATGCCGAGATAAACTTCTCTCCCTGACGTCAGCCACGCGACACGTGTGAGGGGCACTAACCTCGATCTTTGGGGCTATTGGAACAGAATCGTCCTCTTTAAGAAGCCGGTGAGACTCCACAGATAGCAGGGAAACGAAGAACGCCCATCTTCCCGCGAGCGCCGACTTGATCCGATCTAACCATACTTTGCCGTTCTCCCGCGGGTCCGTCAACACCCGATCCAGGAGGGACTGGAAGATCTGCACGAAACTCGTGAGAGGTTTCCGGATGTGTTCGTCGGGCTTGGCGTGCCCAACGAGACACCTCGCTCCCAAGTCATCCGCTTCGAGCTTAGCGGACCACTCATCAACCAGCCGCGACTTGCCGTTCCCACTTTGGCCCCAGATGTTAATCACACGGCTCGACGCACTGCCGttcgcgacggcggcaaACGCGACGTCCAGggcctccagctcggcgcctcGCTCGATGACAGTCAGCGGCAGACTAAAGCGACTCATATGGTCGACTTCGCCGACAGCAAACTTGGTAAGGTCGCCGTTGGTGCGACAGATCTGCGAGAGCTTACGCAGGTCGTAAGCGAGCGTGTCCAGGTTCTGGTAGCGGTCCTCAGGGTCCTTGGCGAGAGACAGCATGATGATGTCGGACAGCTGCTTTGGTGGCATCTCGACAGTCGCGCCCAACGCAATGACGCGCTGGAGGTAGTCGTGTGGAGTAATGATATCGGTCGTGATGTGTCTGtggacgtcggcgaggaagtCTATGTCGGCGAGATCAGGCGAGTCTGGCCCGCCATCGACAGTCGTGCCAGTGAGAAGTTCGTATGCGAGGACGCCCCAGCTGTATATGTCATTGCCAGCAGATACCCGTCGTGAGATGGCTGCTTCTGGCGCAAGGTAACGCAGGTGGCGGAATATGTACCCTTCGCTCAGGTATGTCGAGTTGTGGTGAATAGGGTCACGGGTAAAGAGAGAGCACTGAGAGAGGATCTGCGTAAGTTGCATGCCGACCTGCAGCCCTGGcaacgccgtcgcctcccACAGTCGATTCACGACGACGGTCCCATCGTGACTGATGCCAAATACGTTGGGATGGCACCAGTTCAGCGAGATATGTCGGTCGTGTAGAGCTTGAAGGCAGATAACAGTCTGGAGGAGAAGGTCACACGCGTCCGCCCACCGCAGCATCGAAGGCTCTGATGTAGAAGAGGCTGAACCGTTGCAATTGACCTTGCTGACCTCGGCGAACTGCGGCCAATCGGCACCGACGATCATGCTCCAAGAATCAGTAAACGAAGTGTTGGTCGTTCCTGGGCTCTCTTCGACCAGCCAGTACCCCAGATCGTCTTCCCACCACGCGATCACGTGGCTTGGTGGGCGGTAGCGGCGCGGAAAACCCTCCTCGTGAGTCGGTGATAgagtcggcgacgaggcgacaCCAGGCCGGCCGAGAGTGTAGGGGACGGTGTCGAGAGCCTTGATCTGTGATTGGCGTCTAAAGGAGGATAGCACTATCATGTAAGCAACGGCCAACCATTGTGCGCAGTCATCCAACTCGAAGGCACTCACCGGACGCGTCATCGTTTGGACAAAAGCTGATCTGTCAGCGCCGGTCTCTCGCAAGCAAGTAGGAGTATCGTACCTGAAGCGGACACGACCATCTAGTCTTctgtcgtcgaggagtgGATACTCGTACGTGGGGTCCAGACTAGCCCACCCCGTCACCCACTCGTCCTGGACCTGTTTCCGGGGGTTGGATGAGACGCTACGGTGGATGGCCTCgaatgtcgtcgagctATTGGGCGGAGAGTTGTCGACAACGACATTGACGAGACCGCGCGCTCGGAATTCGCTTTCTGTAGGTATGGTCATGAGCGGTCGTGAGGGATTGACAACGAGGTGGTGCCACCTCGCTAGTCGGCACCAaagatggaggaaggtgtaTCGGTTACGAGCTCATTGCCGGTGAGGTGAGAAGAATGAGTAGAACCAGCAGGTAGAGAGCGTCGTCCACAAGGAGATAGCTGACGGCGCCAAAGACTGAGAGATTGAGAGATTGAGAAATGGAGAAATACCAAAGCCATAGAGAGTCGACGAGTGGGGTCTGTATATTGATCGATCATATGGTTAGGTCATCATCATGACGAAAGAAGACCATTGAGCGGAATCAGATTTAAGGGGCGTCTCCCTCCCGTTAGTTCCTTCTTAGATGGAAGGAGTGCCTGCTTGAGCCCTTTGTCCACTCTGCTTAAAATCTGAAATGGCTCGCCGTCCATGCCGTCACCCCTAAACCACTGTTTACTCTTGCCTTGGAATTTGTGCCGGGCACCACGGCCAACAGCCAATGTAACGTAGGTGCCCATTAGGTTTAGCTTCTGTGGCTCATATGACAAATCGCAAGCCTCGCTTGCAGTTAGCAGCCTATGGCGATCTGGCGATGGTGGTTCTGATACGTTTCAAGTACCGTGAATGTTTATTTAGTATATCTTGACCCACATGTACCAACAATCACTACCATTTTAAACTTATTAGGCTGAGTTAAATATCCCGCTAATACAATTATCAACTCGGTAACCTTAGATACCTCCGGCCATCCGGTCTCCGGAGATGCCGGTCCGCGCGGCCCGGCCAATCTTCCTCGCTCAACGTTCTAACGTGACGCGCCTTCCCTCCTGCTAAAAGGCGTTGCTTCCCACTTTTGAACTCCATGCTCCCCATCTTGTCATGGTCCTTCTCTCCCCCACCGCATTCACAGAAAACCCATTCCGCACGCGCCATGACGTTGCGGAAGGCCTCAAAGGCCGTGAGTGCACCCGTGACCAcactgaccccagtccTCGATCCCCTGGAACCACACACGTCACTGGGCGGGGCGTGTATCAACATCGGCTCAACAGCCGCACATTACGACAcccgcgccgtcgcgcttgagACCTTTGCCCGTCCTCTCTGGGGTCTCGCTGCGCTACTTgccggtggtggcgagtaTGAGGGCACGGCACGTTGGGTGCGCGGGTTAGCAAATGGGACGGATCCACGAGGGGAAGAATATTGGGGCGCTTCAAAGGCCAAGGATCAACGCATGGTTGAGATGAGCCCCCTGAGTTTTGCCATTGCGCTAGCCCCAGACGTGTTCTATACCGTAGGCTGTGTTGGCCTAAAAAGCTGACAACCAGAGCCAGACGTTAGAGGCGCAGAGGAACATTGCGGCCTTCCTCGCGTCCTGCATGACGCAGCCCATGCCTGATAGTAAGATCACTCACCATTAATCTCACAGGTTGTGGCTAATCCCAGCGAACTGGTTATGGTTCCGTGTCTTCGCCAATCTCGCGCTCCGCTCCATTGGCTCGCCACACCACAACCCAGGCCGCATGGCGGCCGACCTCGAACGCCTTGACTCGTTCCAGCTCCCGCCGCATCTCCCGGTGGGAGATGACCTCATCGGGTCCGCAGGCTGGAGTCGCGACGGCCCCGAGGACGTTAAGCAGCTCGACTACTACTCGTCGAGCTTTGCTATCCAAGTCGCCCAGATGGTCTACGCAAAGGTAGGTTGACGCGATGCTGCAGGAGTGGCAGCGGCTGGCGTTTGGTTACCGACAAAGTAgtgctgacagcagctgtgtgccgaggaggatcCCAGGCGTGCTCGGGCTTACGAGCAACGGGCCAAGGACTTTGTTAAGGATTTTGTGTTCTActtcgacgacgatggtGAGGTTACCGCTACTGGGCAGCTCGATAGCCTCCGTTGTTTAGCTGACAGTAGGAAACGCCATTCCGTTTGGTCGATCGATGGTGTACCGCTTCGCGGTCATCGCGACATTCTCTGCTATGGCACTCTGCAACGTCGAGCCCCCAGCCCCTCTGACATGGGGACACTTGAAGGGCCTCGTGCTGCGCCACCTCCGCACCTGGTCTGGCAACCGTGACATCTTTCGGTCGGACGGAACTCTTAACATTGGATACGCGTACGACAACATGTACGCGACAGAAAACTACAATGCGTGGGTCATGGTTGTCTCAGCCTTGAGGTGGTTCGgaagctgacgccagtccCGGTTCCCCGTATTGGGCGTGCAAAGCGTTCCTCTGTCTCGGAGCGCCTCTAAACCACCCATTCTGGACCTCTGACGAGCTGCCATGGCCAAGCACGATGCCGCGAATCAAGGCCCTCCCCGATCCGGGGCACATCATGGTGCGCTCTGGCGGCcacgtcttcctcctctcatCTGGGCAGACGGCGCATTACACCATGCGCAATGGTAACGCAAAGTACTCCAAGTTCTCATACTCTTCTACCTTCGGTTTCTGCTATTCCACGGGGTCCTTGGACTTGGAACAGCTCGCAGCAGATGGCATGCTCGCTctgcgcgacgcgtcgccaGGCGTCGAAGCGTCTGACTCGGACATCTGGCGGGTGAGGCGGGTGGCGCTCAATGCGCGGATCGTCGGTCGGGGCACCGAGAGGATGCACCTTCGCAGCGGCTGGCGTCCGTTCCCGGACGTGTATGTCGAGACATGGCTTGTCCCGCCCGCTGAAGAGAGTCCGAATTATTATGTTCGAGTGCACAAGATTACGACGGGCCGGACCCTCGACACCGCCGAGGCAGGTTGGGCGACATACGGccagggcgaggatggcagGGCACTGGTCCAGGCCTTCTCGGGTGAGACGTCGTCCGGAGGCatggaggccgagggccaagctcgcgcgacgacgcgcggTGGATCTGTCGGGgtggtcgacctcgacgtcacTCGGCTCAGTGCCGGATTCAACGGTGTTAAACGTCGCGGCAAGCTAGTCCAGTCCGACCCTAATTCGAACGCCATCTTCTCCCGGTCCGTCCTCCCAACCCTCCTGGGCCACCTCGAACCGGGGACACATTACCTTGCGACCGGCGTGTTTGGGGCGCCTCCTTCGGAAGCGGAACTCTGGGACTCGGAGTGGGCGCACGTTCCGCGTGTTCCGTCGGATTTGACGATCTACAACTAGTGATAATGATGAGTGAGCGTTGCGGGCGCAGCGCCTTAGTCGGACTTggatgacgatgatgacCGCACCAGTTCGAATCTGGCGTCCAGGTATAAATACAATATGCATCGTCCACATCTACTTCTTGAACAGCGTGAGGACACTGGGGTCAGTTGGGTTCTCGTCTTCTCAAGCTACACTCACTCCtggtcctcgagcacgtGGTCCAACCCAACCTTCTGCCCACGCGAGTGCTTCGCACTGGTGCCGTATACAATGGCGTACTTGAATTGCCGCTTGATCTCCTTGTGGATGGCGTCACAGAAGTTGGAGACGGTGcagcggccgcggcggaggacgaCAGGCTGGTCGTAGTCGGGCACCTTACCCTTAGGCTTGGTGTAGACgcggacaaggtcgagcttCTCCCACATGATctcgagcagctcatcAATGTTAAGCCAGTTCTGGGAGCTGATCGGCACCGAGTTGGGAATCTTGTAAAGGAGGTCTAGCTCCTCGATCGAGATGGCGTCGATCTTGTTGAGAACGAAGAGACACGGCACATACATGCGGttgccctcgacgacgtcgatgaAGTCCTCGATCGTGCAGTCAGGCTCGTGGATCATGACCTGGCACGAGGTCATGCGGTACTCGGACAACACAGCACGGATCTCGTTTGGGTCGATCTTGGTGAGGGGGACAGTGTTGGTGATCTGGATACCACCGGTTTCCTTCCGCTTCACAGAGATGTTGGGAGGCTTCTTGTTGAGCCGGATACCGAagccctcgagctcgtccacGAGCACCGTGAGGTCGTTGAGGGGCTTCAGCACGTCGAGCACGATGAAGATGAGGTTGCACGTccgcgcgacggcgatgacCTGCTTACCACGAcccttgccgtccttggcaCCCTGGATAATACCGGGGAGGTCAAGCACCTGCAGCCTCGCGCCGTTGTACGTCATCGTGCCCGGCACAGTCGTGAGCGTCGTGAACTCGTACGACGCCGCCTCCGAGTGCGTGCCCGTGAGCTTGGACATGAGAGTGGATTTCCCGACCGACGCTGGGGTGAGCCTGTGCACAGAGACCGTGGTGAAGGCGCGCTATAACTCACGGAagcctggagtcagcgaTGCGAAGATAGTGGAAGGTCTGACATACCGACGAAACCGATTGTTGCTTGTCCCGTGCGCGCAACGTCGAAGCCGATGCccgcaccaccgccgccacccccAGCTGGCGTGATCAGCTCACGGCGCAGCTttgcgagcttggccttgagctggCCCAAGTGGTACCTACGGTCAGCCTTGTCTGCGTGATATCGCCAGGTCACTCACTCGGTCGCCTTGTTGCGCTGCGTGCGCgacatctcctcctcaatgTCCTTGATCTATATGGTGGATCATTGCGCGACGATTAGGTGTGGGCAAAGGACatgatggagatggagatggagagggaaggcgtgcggaggagggagcCGAGGATGCGAGGAAGGTCAAGGAAGGTCGAGTAGGTGGCGAGTCGGGTCAGCTCCGATCGGGTGATTAAGCGACAGACGCACCTTCTGAGCTGTCGTCATGGTTTCGTGTCCTGTCTTGTGTAGGTAATGCTAAGTGTGCCGATGAATGTGGCTTTTGAGTGTAGGCGTCCTCGCGATCGGTACGTCTGAGCTTGCTCGTGGAGACTTTGTGAGGTTagcaggagaagaagggagGTGTCAAGAAGGTTAGAAAATGTGGTGGAATAATCCACGTGCTTCAGATTTGAGTGATACGGGACCAACACCCTACGACGCGCCACCTCAATCTAagtgagggaaggtgtcCGAGGTGTAGGATCATGTGGGCCTAGTGGGACGAAAACCAGGCTAACGAGCCCTCGGAGGTACAGTAATAGTGAATACAATACATCACCATTCCAGCCTCCAGACCACCAGTTGACTCCATcacgctcgagctcgattCCTATCCCTCACTCCCCTTCGCTCAATCATCTTgcctccttcctccatccccttccccctttTCCCCATCTTCCCTCTCTCATTCCTCTTCATCATTTTCATCCATCACGCTCCCCCTCTTCGCTCAATACTTCATCCAGCCCCCTCAACTCTAGTCGCAACTTCAACTCCCACACCTGTAACGCCCagtcgccacccaacaaCGCATCCACCCCTCAAGCCTCTCATCACCCAACCATCTTCAAAGCACCATGGCTCACCCTCTCACTCAGCACCCCCCGACCGTGCTCCCGTTCGGCGCACCCGCGTCGATGCACCCCCTCGGCTTTGGCTTTGggcagcctcctcggcagAACTTGGGCTTTGGCTTCGGGTCGCCCATCCACTCCCCCATCCACTCTGGCGCATCGACGCCTTATAAGCGCCCGGCCGTGCGTACGTCCCCAACTCCAATCCCCACGCCCAACAACAAACGGTCTCGGCGACGAAGCGCGAGCCCCACTCCGTCACCTACTGGCTCGCCAACGCTCTCACGTGCCGATGAACGCAAGATTCTGGGCAAGACACCAAAGCGCGtgcgcaaggaggtcgGCCCTGCAGAGCAGGCCGCCGATGGGCCTGATGTgggccttcttctcggtAAGTCGTGTTGATCTTGTTTAGGGATT
Coding sequences within it:
- a CDS encoding uncharacterized protein (His Kinase A (phosphoacceptor) domain); translated protein: MTIPTESEFRARGLVNVVVDNSPPNSSTTFEAIHRSVSSNPRKQVQDEWVTGWASLDPTYEYPLLDDRRLDGRVRFSFCPNDDASVLSSFRRQSQIKALDTVPYTLGRPGVASSPTLSPTHEEGFPRRYRPPSHVIAWWEDDLGYWLVEESPGTTNTSFTDSWSMIVGADWPQFAEVSKVNCNGSASSTSEPSMLRWADACDLLLQTVICLQALHDRHISLNWCHPNVFGISHDGTVVVNRLWEATALPGLQVGMQLTQILSQCSLFTRDPIHHNSTYLSEGYIFRHLRYLAPEAAISRRVSAGNDIYSWGVLAYELLTGTTVDGGPDSPDLADIDFLADVHRHITTDIITPHDYLQRVIALGATVEMPPKQLSDIIMLSLAKDPEDRYQNLDTLAYDLRKLSQICRTNGDLTKFAVGEVDHMSRFSLPLTVIERGAELEALDVAFAAVANGSASSRVINIWGQSGNGKSRLVDEWSAKLEADDLGARCLVGHAKPDEHIRKPLTSFVQIFQSLLDRVLTDPRENGKVWLDRIKSALAGRWAFFVSLLSVESHRLLKEDDSVPIAPKIEGEKFISAFKSWSRQFLQLFATKLRPLVLVIDDIQWLPQNEVDIWRQVIDGPYPLNHVIVVSITGSATPVPPPASVLFSASSSLEVKRLTEEGVVAYIDKCLNGRVATSGLAIASFLYGETAGSPLFLRTLMTTLLKEQVVAFDFDSLQWRFDLVTLQSHLSDASFDSYLENVMRRFPPEVQELLKILSYLPSAGFPLKKLSKGLGKPVRDLESLMQVCAAIGVLALQPDHFCFTHERQRQAAQRLALSTEGAALQRRVFEFLTKEDLVNDYLYDAVELAVSAHSRGSDIAKSDALVSLLLDATARAMQHANFTAACHFVTTATDIVEGTEGLASWLKSHRELCFRYVRLSAEVSSVFHDHAATFAALNTLKPLCETPAESISVATLLVRQLIAANRTQDAMDVLFETFDEFGYNPDNPHVVSLWQPESVADVEEFERELKNGPTIGGDDHDDDHDDDHVLIMSLIGYAGPTIYITQPERRSSVFRLGVSVAKALGKLHDSTALVLAMHSICISHAPIQNALRALSLRITEMRSNSLLTNSALIALGAQSHCFMGFERVQDIMNIAFDGSVALADYEVAAYVVSLDLLTRLFSKIPVMWEVVTRRWELVKPYSTTSHHLLVNLPHQYAECLARPQRDAPWEMDGDFFGRGDFSSVQNPRMHVGTYDVLALRLHLLYDAPPKLLLQMLNRGRKTIPSNEGLTTGSEMHWLLALAALRTGTNLDLLETGREFLATYAPYSPDLKARLELLNMYERLSQDPFEALKDAEATIERFEDDDQMLLSGLLNFYTADLLIKCTGSPKLAAGFIGAAFRAYKIYQAAGLCEMLRDRYPIHCPPTPVTPRGPSDFLAVDVVPPPLRRESLAVSVSALTNSDSTVVSRTNDDPTTIEASTAFTDNNLDTLALMRSSLALAQEKDSLVLLCTLLRILCQFARCDYAAIALSDEDDKSTLRLKAAGPFQRITSYDLDASDDAAQTVCPTSIMLHVARTGIPITKPAKASRLRNDPFYNGRQPRTLLCLPIINQGGQSGVILLLSMSSTSAAVQSESTREVVSTLATFAHIIHTHHVCTSRLKTEVTMRTRELSNALQAKTQFLSQCSHELRSPLAAIMGLASVLETSSGLTAVQQEHLQTIIASGQDLLALISNILDHSKLESNSVQLESIPFSVREVVEGALDIIAPVAQSKNVELTVLTTLLSDPPGVIGDPFRVKQVLLNLLSNAVKFTPPGQAGRRTARVTVERTWEDLGDGCIKVALTVADTGVGIPSSKLHKLFKSFSQVDESITRSYGGSGLGLVISRDLARLLGGDCTVESEFGKGSTFTFTFVTQRDSSWQPTKLRRFDTTQDVFILSGGDMMWGHVLEEDLKEFNCRPTWFTEPLPMALTPGHPIGFNSGRHYQSIILDTSLIEPKTISEIKRLQPNAKIIYVAKATQISHEMERLNFGRDEILARPLKFNSLYKMIIPAPEDKNKRHPPRSKQKINRSLAKEKPLDVLVVDDSPVNVAVCRRILELYGYKEADAASDGMQAVEMSEKRRYDLILLDLQMPILDGFGALKRIRDSPLAGEPCVVSLSANVDKATQNRCTEAGFFAVLNKPVDIPRLGELLEEVWETRQKALQ
- a CDS encoding uncharacterized protein (Uncharacterized protein conserved in bacteria (DUF2264)); its protein translation is MVLLSPTAFTENPFRTRHDVAEGLKGLLDPLEPHTSLGGACINIGSTAAHYDTRAVALETFARPLWGLAALLAGGGEYEGTARWVRGLANGTDPRGEEYWGASKAKDQRMVEMSPLSFAIALAPDVFYTSQTLEAQRNIAAFLASCMTQPMPDTNWLWFRVFANLALRSIGSPHHNPGRMAADLERLDSFQLPPHLPVGDDLIGSAGWSRDGPEDVKQLDYYSSSFAIQVAQMVYAKLCAEEDPRRARAYEQRAKDFVKDFVFYFDDDGNAIPFGRSMVYRFAVIATFSAMALCNVEPPAPLTWGHLKGLVLRHLRTWSGNRDIFRSDGTLNIGYAYDNMYATENYNAPGSPYWACKAFLCLGAPLNHPFWTSDELPWPSTMPRIKALPDPGHIMVRSGGHVFLLSSGQTAHYTMRNGNAKYSKFSYSSTFGFCYSTGSLDLEQLAADGMLALRDASPGVEASDSDIWRVRRVALNARIVGRGTERMHLRSGWRPFPDVYVETWLVPPAEESPNYYVRVHKITTGRTLDTAEAGWATYGQGEDGRALVQAFSGETSSGGMEAEGQARATTRGGSVGVVDLDVTRLSAGFNGVKRRGKLVQSDPNSNAIFSRSVLPTLLGHLEPGTHYLATGVFGAPPSEAELWDSEWAHVPRVPSDLTIYN